In Salvelinus alpinus chromosome 22, SLU_Salpinus.1, whole genome shotgun sequence, one genomic interval encodes:
- the LOC139548899 gene encoding putative nucleotidyltransferase MAB21L1, with translation MIAAQAKLVYHLNKYYQEKCQSRKAAISKTIREVCKVVSDVLKEVEVQEPRFISSLSEMDNRFEGLEVISPTEFEVVLYLNQMGVFNFVDDGSLPGCAVLKLSDGRKRSMSLWVEFITASGYLSARKIRSRFQTLVTQAVDKCSYRDVVKMVSDTSEVKLRIRDRYIVQITPAFKCTGIWPRSAAHWPLPHIPWPGPNRVAEVKAEGFNLLSKECYSLNGKQSSAESDAWVLQFGEAENRLLLGGCRKKCLSVLKTLRDRHLELPGTPLNNYHMKTLVSYECEKHPRESDWDENNLGDRLNGILLQLISCLQCRRCPHYFLPNLDLFQGKPHSALENAAKQTWRLAREILTNPKSLEKL, from the coding sequence ATGATAGCCGCCCAGGCCAAGCTGGTGTACCACCTCAACAAATACTACCAGGAGAAATGCCAATCTCGGAAGGCGGCCATCTCCAAGACCATCCGGGAGGTGTGCAAGGTGGTGTCGGACGTCTTGAAGGAGGTGGAGGTGCAGGAGCCCCGCTTCATCAGCTCTCTCAGCGAGATGGACAACCGCTTCGAGGGGCTAGAGGTCATCTCCCCCACAGAGTTCGAGGTGGTGCTCTACCTCAACCAGATGGGGGTATTTAACTTCGTGGATGATGGGTCTCTGCCGGGCTGCGCCGTGCTCAAGCTGAGCGACGGCCGCAAGAGGAGCATGTCTCTCTGGGTAGAATTCATCACCGCCTCCGGCTACCTCTCTGCGCGCAAGATCCGCTCCAGATTTCAGACCCTAGTGACGCAGGCCGTGGATAAATGCAGCTATAGAGATGTTGTCAAAATGGTGTCTGACACCAGCGAGGTGAAGTTACGCATCAGAGACAGATACATCGTTCAGATCACCCCGGCTTTCAAATGCACCGGGATCTGGCCCCGCAGCGCAGCGCACTGGCCCCTACCGCACATCCCCTGGCCGGGGCCTAACAGGGTAGCCGAAGTAAAGGCCGAGGGATTCAACCTTCTCTCTAAAGAGTGCTACTCGTTGAACGGAAAACAAAGTTCGGCAGAGAGCGACGCCTGGGTCCTGCAGTTCGGCGAGGCCGAGAACCGCCTACTGCTGGGAGGTTGCAGGAAGAAATGTCTGTCGGTCCTCAAAACGTTACGAGACCGGCACCTTGAGCTGCCTGGGACGCCCCTCAACAACTACCACATGAAGACTCTGGTTTCTTATGAGTGTGAAAAACATCCACGGGAGTCTGACTGGGACGAGAACAACCTCGGGGACCGTTTGAACGGGATTCTATTGCAGCTTATTTCGTGTTTGCAGTGCAGGAGGTGTCCCCATTACTTCCTGCCTAATCTAGACCTGTTCCAGGGGAAACCTCATTCTGCTCTAGAAAATGCAGCCAAACAGACCTGGCGACTTGCGAGAGAGATTCTGACCAACCCCAAAAGCTTGGAGAAACTCTGA